TGCTGTTCGGAGCCGAGGCCGGCACGCCGATCAGCACGGACGAGTCGACGGTGAAGCAGTGGAGCGAGGCACGCGAGTGCCTGGAGTCCGCGCCCAAGGTCTGGCTCACGACCGTACGGCCCGACGGTCGGCCGCACGTCCAGCCGGTGCTGGTGGTGTGGGTCGACGGCGTGCCGTGCTTCACGACCCGACCGGTCTCGCACAAGGCGGAGAACATCGCCGCCAACGGCCGCTGCATCGTCAGCGTGGCGAGCGAGACCCTCGACCTCGTCGTCGAGGGTCGGCCGGCCAGGATCCACGACGAGGTCGAGCTCGGACGCGTGTCAGACGCCTTCAAGGCGAAGTACGAGTGGGAGCTGACGGTGCGCGACGGCTCGGTCCACGAGGATGCTCTGCCGGGGTCGCCGGAGTACGGCTTCTACCGGGTCATGCCGACCCGCGCGTTCGGGTATGGGCCTGATGGCATGACCGCTACCCGGTGGCGGTTCTGAGGTCCTCTTTCGGGGTCGATTTCTCGGGGGCCGCTGCCTCACTCCTTTCTTGATTGTGGGGTCGCTCGTCGGGTGTCAAGAAACCGCACAACGACTTTTGTGGGATTATCGGTCTGGCGGCTTCTTGACACCCGACGGCCGACCCGGAAAAACGCGCATCTACGGGGCGAGGCAGCTCTGTGGCTGCCGCGCTTCCTAATTAGCGGCCGGTCGAGGTGCCTTTCGAGTCCCTTTCGCTGAGACCTCAGGAACCGTTATTCACCCGTGACATTAATGCGAGGACCGGTGTCCGATATTTCCCGATCTGCCGTCACCGCCAGGGTCTAGAATTGGTTTATGGACGGCGACACGACGGCGATTCCCGGGACCGCGGATGCGGTGTGGGAACACGTCTTGTCCCTGCGCGAGCAGGTCGCTGCCCTCGCTCGTACCGATCTCGGTGTCCTCGGCGACGCCGATGTCGAGGGTTTGCTCGTCGTGGTGGAGGAGGCCACGCGGATCCTGCCCGTCGCCCAGCGGGCCCTGGTGCTGCAGGTAGCCTCCCGCGGGATCGCCACGGACCGGGGCTACAAGTCGGCGGTGCCGTACCTGCGGGACCTACTGCGGGTCACCGA
This Streptosporangiales bacterium DNA region includes the following protein-coding sequences:
- a CDS encoding pyridoxamine 5'-phosphate oxidase; the encoded protein is MPVTTPVAELLFGAEAGTPISTDESTVKQWSEARECLESAPKVWLTTVRPDGRPHVQPVLVVWVDGVPCFTTRPVSHKAENIAANGRCIVSVASETLDLVVEGRPARIHDEVELGRVSDAFKAKYEWELTVRDGSVHEDALPGSPEYGFYRVMPTRAFGYGPDGMTATRWRF